A region from the Panicum hallii strain FIL2 chromosome 1, PHallii_v3.1, whole genome shotgun sequence genome encodes:
- the LOC112891773 gene encoding peroxisomal membrane protein PMP22: MAAAGGAGRGGGKGGGGKGEGSLAYRAWRLYLLQLQQHPLRTKMITAGCLAGVSDSVAQKLSGYQKIEKRRLFLKMLFGFAHGGPFGHFLHKILDYIFKGKKDTKTIAKKVLLEQVTSSPWNNLLFLFYYGYVVERRPLKEVTIRVKKQYPSVQLSAWMFWPIVGWINHQYMPLQFRVIFHSLVACCWGIFLNLRARAMSLKQA, from the exons ATGGCagcagcgggaggagcgggacGGGGAGGAGggaaaggaggaggagggaagGGGGAGGGGTCGCTGGCGTACAGGGCGTGGAGGCTGTACCTGCTCCagctccagcagcacccgcttcgCACAAAG ATGATCACGGCGGGGTGCCTCGCCGGCGTCAGCGACTCCGTGGCGCAGAAGCTCTCCGGGTACCAGAAGATTGAGAAGCGCAGGCTGTTCCTCAAGATG CTCTTTGGTTTTGCACATGGTGGCCCATTTGGACATTTTTTGCACAAAATTCTGGATTATATCTTCAAAGGGAAGAAGGATACCAAAACTATAGCTAAGAAG GTTTTGCTGGAGCAAGTGACATCTTCTCCCTGGAACAATTTGTTGTTCTTGTTCTATTATGGATATGTTGTTGAGA GGAGGCCTTTGAAGGAGGTGACGATCAGGGTGAAGAAACAGTATCCTTCTGTGCAATTGAGTGCTTGGATG TTTTGGCCGATTGTTGGCTGGATAAACCATCAGTACATGCCTTTGCAATTCCGTGTGATCTTCCACAGCCTTGTTGCGTGTTGTTG GGGGATATTTCTCAACCTTCGCGCAAGGGCTATGTCTCTGAAGCAGGCTTAG
- the LOC112902123 gene encoding probable F-box protein At4g22030, translated as MAAALQAQRLFLTASTSSSSPSSSCTARRPRRSTAAPCRAALRMPSGLQASPAATAPADLALKLDWIDAPAGAPTAAAAQGGTAGERLRAVADAAADRAEMHDIIGRQRDNWNHLLLHSTNSLALAASAMAALAPVAPPTVAALKASAGALLATAAVTMAAVNRIQPSQLAEEQRNATRLWRQLERDVSYRAAAGAVVTDADVQEAMDRVLALDAAYPLPLLPGMLEKFPKTVEPARWWPRRRPQPQPLKSRRSKSFGRRAGSSSNGWTPELEEEMRGLLRVLRAKDEHQYLTVGRLVLTLNRGLAVAGPALAGVGAVAAAFIGGGDAGGWASGAAVLCGALAAAANTVEHGGQLGMLFELLRNCAGFYRKVQEDIEAALGEADPERRENGEVFETKVALLLGRSAADLRQFREMASPSFRDEDIKDYAGKLF; from the coding sequence ATGGCGGCGGCTCTCCAGGCGCAGCGCCTCTTCCTGAcggcctccacctcctcctcctccccctcctcatCCTGCACCgcgcgccggccgcggcggagcACCGCGGCTccctgccgcgccgcgctgCGCATGCCCAGCGGCCTGCAggcgtcgccggccgccaccgcccccgcggACCTCGCCCTGAAGCTGGACTGGATCGACGCGCCTGCAGGAGCCCcgactgcggcggcggcgcagggcggcacggcgggcgagaGGCTCCGCGCGGTGGCGGACGCCGCGGCGGACCGCGCGGAGATGCATGACATCATCGGGCGGCAGCGGGACAACTGGAACCACCTGCTGCTCCACTCCACCAACTCCCTCGCGCTCGCGGCCTCCGCCATGGCCGCGCTCGCGCCGGTCGCTCCTCCGACCGTGGCCGCGCTCAAGGCCTCCGCGGGGGCGCTACTCGCCACCGCGGCGGTCACCATGGCCGCGGTCAACAGGATCCAGCCCTCGCAGCTCGCCGAGGAGCAGCGCAACGCCACGCGCCTCTGGAGGCAGCTGGAGCGCGACGTCAGCtacagggcggcggcgggggccgtcGTCACCGACGCCGACGTGCAGGAGGCCATGGACCGGGTGCTCGCGCTCGACGCCGCGTACCCGCTGCCCCTGCTCCCCGGGATGCTGGAGAAGTTCCCCAAGACCGTCGAGCCCGCCCGGtggtggccgcgccgccgcccgcagccgcagccgctcaAGAGCAGGAGGTCCAAGAGCTTCGGCCGCCGCGCCGGGAGCAGCAGCAACGGGTGGACGCCGGAGCTGGAGGAGGAGATGCGCGGCCTCCTCCGCGTGCTCCGGGCCAAGGACGAGCACCAATACCTGACGGTGGGCAGGCTGGTCCTCACCCTCAACCGCGGCCTCGCCGTCGCGGGCCCGGCGCTGGCCGGCGTCGGCGCCGTGGCCGCGGCCTtcatcggcggcggcgacgccggcggctgGGCGTCCGGCGCGGCCGTCCTCTGCggcgcgctggcggcggcggcgaacacGGTGGAGCACGGGGGCCAGCTGGGCATGCTGTTCGAGCTGCTGCGCAACTGCGCGGGGTTTTACCGGAAGGTGCAGGAGGACATCGAGGCGGCGCTCGGGGAGGCCGACCCGGAGCGGCGGGAGAACGGGGAGGTGTTCGAGACCAAGGTGGCGCTGCTGCTCGGCCGGAGCGCGGCCGACCTCAGGCAGTTCAGGGAGATGGCGTCGCCGTCGTTCAGGGACGAGGACATCAAGGACTACGCCGGCAAGCTCTTCTGA